One Drosophila kikkawai strain 14028-0561.14 chromosome 3L, DkikHiC1v2, whole genome shotgun sequence genomic window carries:
- the LOC108077474 gene encoding uncharacterized protein, whose protein sequence is MRSALFVVALCAVALATASADTHERKTRAAEGYFYPEPKVPFELPPRTTSPPPTRPPTRPPTPPPTRPPTRPPTRPPPTYLPPTNKPLPPVTTRAPPPPPPPRTPPPTRPPTRPPTTRPPATYLPPTNKPLPPVTTRRPTPPPPPRTTQRPTTPAPTYLPPTNKPLPPVTTRAPPPPPPPRTPPPTRPPTRPPTTRPPATYLPPTNKPLPPVTTRRPTPPPTRPPPPPTRASTPAPTYLPPTNKPLPPVTTRAPVRTTQPPTRPPTRPPTRPPTRPPTTYLPPPTVRTTQPTRPPTRPPTRPPTTYLPPPTVRTTRPPPPPTRPPTAPPTTRRLTTPAPTYLPPTNKPLPPVTTRATTRAPVRTTQPPTRPPTRPPTRPPTRPPTRPPTTYLPPPTVRTTRPPPPPTRPPTLPPTRPPTRASTPAPTYLPPTNKPLPPVTTRAPVRTTQPPTRPPTRPPTPPPTRPPTRPPTRPPTPPPTYLPPVTVRTTRPPPPPTKPPTRPPTRATQPPTRPPTKPPTRPPPPPTRASTPAPTYLPPTNKPLPPVTTRAPVRTTQPPTRPPTRPPTRPPTRPPTTYLPPPTVRTTQPTRPPTRPPTRPPTTYLPPPTVRTTRPPPPPTRPPTAPPTTRRLTTPAPTYLPPTNKPLPPVTTRATTRAPVRTTQPPTRPPTRPPTRPPTTYLPPPTVRTTRPPPPPTRPPTRPPTRPPTPPPTYLPPVTTRATRPPPPPTVRTTPYVPRPTVRTTQYVPPVTVRTTPYVPQTTKHQGYQYPPPSIPFEF, encoded by the exons ATG AGAAGTGCACTGTTCGTCGTGGCGCTTTGCGCTGTGGCTCTGGCCACCGCATCGGCCGACACCCATGAG CGTAAAACTCGTGCCGCCGAGGGATACTTCTACCCGGAGCCCAAAGTGCCGTTCGAGCTGCCGCCTCGCACCACCTCCCCACCTCCCACCAGGCCGCCCACTCGGCCACCCACTCCTCCCCCGACCAGGCCACCCACTCGTCCTCCGACGAGGCCGCCACCCACTTACTTGCCGCCCACCAACAAGCCTCTGCCGCCGGTGACCACCCGTGctccgccaccaccgccgccaccaaGGACTCCTCCTCCAACCAGGCCACCAACTCGGCCCCCAACCACCCGTCCCCCGGCAACTTACCTGCCGCCCACCAACAAGCCACTGCCGCCAGTGACCACTCGTCGCCCgactcctcctccaccaccaAGGACCACCCAACGGCCGACCACTCCGGCTCCAACCTACTTGCCGCCCACGAACAAGCCTCTGCCGCCAGTGACCACCCGTGCTCccccaccaccgccgccaccaaGGACTCCTCCTCCAACCAGGCCACCAACTCGGCCACCAACCACCCGTCCCCCGGCAACTTACCTGCCGCCTACCAACAAGCCACTGCCGCCAGTGACCactcgtcgcccgacgccgccTCCTACCAGGCCACCGCCGCCTCCTACCCGCGCTTCGACTCCGGCTCCCACCTATCTGCCGCCCACGAACAAGCCGCTGCCTCCAGTGACCACCCGTGCTCCAGTGCGCACCACTCAGCCTCCCACGAGGCCACCAACGAGGCCACCAACTCGTCCTCCAACCAGGCCGCCAACCACCTATCTGCCACCCCCAACTGTGCGCACCACTCAGCCCACTAGACCACCAACTCGTCCTCCAACCAGGCCACCAACCACCTACCTGCCACCCCCGACTGTGCGCACCACGCGTCCTCCTCCCCCACCAACTCGCCCCCCGACTGCGCCGCCCACCACCCGTAGGCTGACCACACCGGCTCCTACTTACCTGCCACCTACCAACAAGCCCCTGCCGCCAGTGACCACTCGTGCCACGACCCGTGCTCCAGTGCGCACCACTCAGCCACCTACCAGGCCGCCAACTCGCCCTCCCACTCGTCCACCAACCCGCCCTCCCACTCGTCCCCCAACCACATACCTGCCACCTCCGACTGTGCGCACCACCCGTCCTCCTCCACCACCCACCCGTCCACCAACCCTTCCCCCAACCCGTCCCCCAACCCGTGCATCCACTCCCGCTCCCACATACCTGCCACCCACCAACAAGCCTCTGCCGCCAGTGACCACTCGTGCTCCTGTGCGCACCACACAGCCACCTACCAGACCACCAACCCGCCCACCCACTCCTCCTCCCACAAGGCCACCCACTCGTCCCCCAACACGCCCACCAACACCTCCTCCCACTTACCTGCCCCCCGTGACGGTTCGTACCACTCGTCCTCCGCCACCACCCACCAAGCCACCAACTCGTCCTCCCACGAGGGCCACCCAGCCACCCACTAGGCCACCAACCAAGCCTCCTACCAGGCCACCGCCGCCTCCTACCCGCGCTTCGACCCCCGCTCCCACTTATCTGCCGCCCACGAACAAGCCACTGCCCCCAGTGACCACCCGTGCTCCAGTGCGTACCACTCAGCCGCCCACGAGGccaccaactcgtcccccaaCTCGTCCCCCAACCAGGCCGCCAACCACCTATCTGCCACCCCCAACTGTGCGCACCACCCAGCCCACTAGGCCACCAACTCGTCCTCCTACCAGGCCACCAACCACCTACCTGCCACCCCCAACTGTGCGCACCACGCGTCCTCCTCCCCCACCAACTCGCCCCCCGACCGCGCCTCCAACCACCCGTAGGCTGACCACCCCCGCCCCCACCTATCTGCCGCCCACCAACAAGCCCCTGCCTCCAGTGACCACTCGTGCCACGACCCGTGCTCCAGTGCGCACCACTCAGCCACCTACCAGGCCGCCAACTCGCCCTCCCACTCGTCCCCCAACCACGTACCTGCCACCCCCGACTGTGCGCACCACGCGCCCGCCGCCACCACCCACTCGCCCACCCACTCGTCCCCCAACCCGTCCTCCCACTCCCCCACCCACGTACCTGCCCCCAGTCACCACCCGTGCGACCCGCCCGCCACCACCGCCCACCGTGAGGACCACTCCTTACGTGCCACGCCCCACTGTGAGGACGACACAGTATGTGCCACCGGTGACCGTGAGGACCACCCCCTACGTGCCTCAGACCACCAAGCACCAGGGCTACCAGTACCCTCCCCCCAGCATCCCCTTCGAGTTCTAG